A section of the Hirschia baltica ATCC 49814 genome encodes:
- a CDS encoding GatB/YqeY domain-containing protein gives MSLALQQNVDDNAQMRLRETLKTELHKAETENLEQRAATLRLVLCAVRDRDIKARQKDECSVCEETEINAILRHMIAQREAAAEEYDAAGKIELAEQEREEVETLKEFLPQCLGKTEITLAAEEVVNELGAECLKDMGRCVSELKARYPDRIESGAAKSAVKKLLL, from the coding sequence ATGTCACTTGCATTACAACAAAATGTTGATGATAACGCTCAAATGAGACTTCGTGAAACTTTAAAAACAGAGCTTCACAAAGCAGAGACTGAGAATCTTGAGCAACGCGCGGCGACACTCAGACTTGTTTTATGCGCTGTACGTGATCGCGATATCAAAGCGCGTCAAAAAGACGAATGCAGCGTTTGTGAAGAAACAGAGATCAACGCGATTTTGCGCCATATGATAGCGCAGCGTGAAGCCGCAGCCGAAGAATATGATGCGGCTGGTAAGATTGAACTTGCTGAGCAAGAGCGTGAAGAAGTGGAGACACTCAAAGAGTTTCTTCCACAATGTCTAGGTAAGACAGAGATTACGCTTGCAGCAGAAGAAGTGGTCAATGAACTTGGGGCTGAATGCCTGAAAGACATGGGCCGCTGCGTTTCTGAGCTAAAAGCACGCTATCCTGACCGTATTGAGTCAGGTGCAGCAAAATCTGCTGTGAAAAAGTTGCTTCTCTAA
- a CDS encoding M48 family metallopeptidase, whose translation MRIPAYSSRRRTSGGLLGAIGGRLPIIGLVVLGLAFYWFSNQKTGIAGRKQMVTMSVEQEVALGDQSYMQILQSEPVLCGSRATSCGVNEKEIVDIIQKIGEDIARAAIEWEREGAPVIGLGKSGGNIPKWGTLADKFAWEFQVIASDTPNAFCLPGGKVAFYTGILSTAANRDGIATIMGHEIGHALARHGAERMSQAKIMQFGQMAVGASVGDMGAGAQRAVMGAFGMGADMGVMKPFSRAHESEADMIGLELLTRACYDPREAPELWGRMAELGGGNRPAEIMSTHPDPEKRARAFIEVMPQYIELYEQKCGPLPAR comes from the coding sequence ATGCGCATTCCTGCTTATTCAAGTCGTCGCAGAACAAGTGGCGGACTATTGGGGGCAATTGGTGGCCGTCTGCCAATTATTGGTTTGGTCGTCCTCGGATTGGCATTTTATTGGTTTTCGAATCAGAAAACCGGAATTGCTGGTCGTAAGCAAATGGTCACCATGTCTGTGGAGCAGGAAGTTGCGCTTGGGGATCAATCCTATATGCAGATCTTGCAATCTGAACCTGTGCTTTGTGGAAGTCGCGCGACATCTTGCGGCGTCAACGAAAAAGAGATTGTCGATATCATTCAGAAAATTGGTGAAGATATTGCGCGTGCTGCGATTGAATGGGAACGCGAAGGTGCGCCTGTTATCGGGCTGGGAAAATCGGGCGGCAATATTCCTAAATGGGGCACGCTGGCAGATAAGTTTGCGTGGGAATTTCAGGTCATTGCATCTGATACACCAAATGCTTTTTGTCTGCCGGGCGGGAAAGTGGCTTTCTATACGGGGATTTTGTCTACAGCCGCTAATCGGGATGGCATCGCGACGATTATGGGCCATGAGATTGGTCATGCATTGGCGCGCCACGGGGCAGAACGCATGAGCCAAGCCAAGATTATGCAATTTGGTCAGATGGCTGTTGGTGCAAGCGTGGGTGATATGGGCGCAGGTGCGCAGCGCGCAGTGATGGGGGCGTTCGGCATGGGCGCAGACATGGGCGTGATGAAACCGTTCTCTCGTGCGCACGAAAGCGAAGCAGATATGATTGGCCTAGAGTTGCTAACGCGCGCTTGTTATGATCCGCGTGAAGCGCCTGAATTATGGGGGCGGATGGCAGAGTTGGGCGGAGGAAATCGTCCGGCTGAGATTATGTCGACTCACCCTGATCCTGAAAAACGTGCGCGAGCTTTCATCGAAGTGATGCCGCAATATATTGAGCTGTATGAGCAAAAATGTGGACCATTGCCTGCGCGATGA
- the dnaG gene encoding DNA primase produces MRFSEAFIDELKDRLPISGYVGRKVKLVRSGKNFKGLSPFKDENTPSFYVDDDKRSYRCFSTQNSGDIISFVQETEGLSFQEAVEKLVQLAGMEMPTETKAEKKQVTKRKSLFELMEAAVAFYEEQLREPVGEQAREYLSKSRGLGEGAWRRHRIGYAPEGWQTLHDHLIKMGATAKELLEIGLVRPSKNSSKPPYDAFRHRIIFPILDPTGRPIALGGRALEPGHVLKEKGIPKYVNSSETPLFHKSSVIYNYGRARDAIYKLSRNASSADPFARGLIVTEGYMDVIAMAEHGFSTAVAPMGTALTEEQLKMLWRVGPEPIMCFDGDEAGQKAAMRAVDLALPMLEPGKSVYVTILPQGMDPDDLLKTDGGEYGLRDLLRNARPLVELLWDRELNKEKLDTPERRAGFEARLDEAVSAIANEQVRRAYERELKDRRYQYFRDQRQAKQTPFRKNEWGGKNSSNFRGKNIAQGPVIKLADTRGLTGRTGLGMIVRAIDSPNLMDEAKEMLAMADFRDEDVLALRNAALDVQDFGEKVDRSAIAAHLRSLGRTRSAKLLEEYPNQEPIDPSSTIGREWLAALERFPTVAALKDEAESEKNAFASANGVEEHKAEWARRKRLVAERQALKAKSQEPIDDITTSNSQD; encoded by the coding sequence ATGCGGTTTTCCGAAGCTTTCATTGATGAATTAAAAGATCGACTGCCAATATCTGGTTATGTCGGGCGCAAGGTTAAGCTTGTGCGTTCGGGAAAGAACTTCAAAGGCCTCTCACCCTTTAAAGATGAAAATACGCCTTCTTTTTATGTCGATGATGACAAACGTTCCTATCGTTGTTTCTCGACGCAAAACTCTGGCGATATTATTTCCTTTGTGCAGGAAACAGAAGGATTAAGTTTTCAGGAAGCTGTCGAAAAACTTGTTCAGCTCGCTGGCATGGAAATGCCAACTGAAACCAAGGCCGAGAAAAAACAGGTCACCAAACGCAAATCCTTGTTTGAGCTGATGGAGGCGGCGGTTGCTTTTTATGAAGAGCAATTACGTGAACCAGTGGGCGAGCAAGCAAGAGAATATCTTTCCAAATCGCGTGGTTTAGGTGAGGGGGCGTGGCGGCGTCACCGGATTGGATATGCACCAGAAGGTTGGCAAACATTGCATGATCATCTGATCAAAATGGGTGCGACTGCCAAAGAACTTCTTGAAATCGGACTTGTTCGGCCATCGAAAAATTCGAGTAAACCACCATATGATGCATTTCGTCATCGCATTATTTTTCCAATTCTTGATCCAACGGGCCGACCAATTGCGCTTGGCGGACGTGCATTAGAACCGGGGCATGTGCTGAAGGAAAAAGGGATTCCCAAATATGTGAATTCCTCTGAAACGCCTTTGTTTCACAAATCTTCGGTTATTTATAATTATGGCCGAGCTCGTGATGCCATTTATAAATTGTCACGCAATGCGTCTTCAGCCGATCCATTTGCACGCGGCTTAATTGTCACTGAAGGGTATATGGATGTCATCGCGATGGCAGAACATGGCTTTTCAACAGCTGTGGCACCGATGGGAACAGCGCTCACCGAAGAGCAATTAAAAATGCTGTGGCGGGTCGGGCCTGAACCCATAATGTGTTTTGATGGTGATGAAGCAGGTCAGAAGGCCGCTATGCGTGCTGTTGATTTGGCATTGCCGATGCTTGAGCCGGGCAAATCTGTTTACGTGACGATTCTGCCACAAGGGATGGACCCTGATGATCTCTTAAAAACGGATGGTGGTGAGTATGGTCTGCGTGATTTATTGCGTAATGCGCGTCCATTGGTGGAATTATTGTGGGACAGGGAACTCAACAAAGAAAAACTAGATACACCTGAGCGACGGGCTGGATTTGAGGCAAGGTTGGATGAAGCCGTCTCTGCGATTGCAAATGAGCAAGTGCGCCGCGCATATGAGCGAGAATTAAAAGATCGTCGCTATCAGTATTTTCGAGATCAAAGACAGGCTAAACAGACTCCATTTCGTAAAAATGAATGGGGCGGCAAAAACAGTTCAAACTTCCGTGGTAAGAATATTGCACAAGGTCCTGTGATTAAATTAGCAGATACACGCGGCCTAACAGGGCGCACGGGACTGGGAATGATTGTACGCGCTATTGACAGCCCAAACCTAATGGATGAGGCAAAAGAGATGCTTGCAATGGCTGATTTTCGCGATGAAGACGTGTTAGCACTAAGAAATGCTGCATTAGATGTGCAAGATTTTGGGGAAAAGGTTGACCGCAGCGCAATTGCAGCCCATTTACGGAGTCTTGGCCGCACACGTTCTGCGAAACTGCTCGAAGAGTATCCTAATCAGGAGCCCATAGACCCATCTTCTACGATTGGGCGTGAATGGCTCGCTGCACTGGAGCGTTTCCCAACTGTTGCGGCTCTGAAAGACGAGGCGGAGAGCGAGAAGAATGCGTTCGCTTCAGCTAACGGAGTCGAGGAACATAAAGCGGAATGGGCACGTCGAAAGAGATTAGTGGCGGAACGACAAGCATTGAAGGCAAAGTCACAAGAACCTATCGACGATATAACCACAAGCAACTCACAGGATTGA
- a CDS encoding MBL fold metallo-hydrolase → MPATPSDPENHTANAPIPFKVQIIPVTPLQQNCSLIFDEESKEAVFVDPGGDVEQLEAALKHFGLKLTQIWLTHGHLDHAGAAQSLKESWNVDIVGPHKEDQWLLDDIEAQGAKYGITTGRNTKSDKYLDDGDTLEFAGHTFGVVHCPGHTPGHVVIYNESAQLAFVGDVIFHGSIGRTDFPRGNHQELLDSITQKLWPLGKDMRFIPGHGQMSTFGQERLTNNYVADSVLARK, encoded by the coding sequence ATGCCCGCGACACCTTCCGATCCAGAAAACCACACAGCAAACGCCCCGATCCCTTTCAAGGTGCAAATCATACCGGTCACGCCGCTTCAGCAAAATTGCTCTTTGATTTTCGATGAAGAATCAAAGGAAGCTGTCTTTGTCGATCCGGGCGGCGATGTTGAACAATTGGAAGCAGCGCTCAAACATTTTGGCCTCAAACTCACACAGATATGGCTGACACATGGCCATCTTGATCATGCCGGCGCGGCGCAATCCTTAAAAGAATCATGGAATGTCGACATTGTCGGGCCCCACAAGGAAGACCAATGGTTGCTCGATGATATCGAAGCGCAAGGTGCCAAATACGGCATTACGACGGGACGCAACACAAAATCAGATAAATATCTGGACGATGGTGACACGCTTGAATTTGCGGGACACACATTTGGCGTCGTGCATTGCCCGGGACACACACCCGGTCATGTTGTCATTTACAATGAATCAGCACAATTGGCATTTGTCGGCGATGTGATTTTCCACGGCTCGATCGGGCGCACAGACTTTCCACGTGGCAATCACCAAGAATTACTTGATTCCATCACTCAAAAATTATGGCCATTGGGAAAAGACATGCGCTTTATTCCCGGTCATGGACAAATGAGCACGTTTGGACAGGAACGCCTCACCAATAATTATGTGGCGGATTCTGTGTTAGCGCGCAAATAG
- a CDS encoding methyl-accepting chemotaxis protein has protein sequence MLAFNALIEAKRVGELGAGFGVVADEVKGVSASVDMLAQSLSSELVAEISALEQTICNMISQANGKRLIDLSLNAVELIDRNLFERTCDVRWWATDSALVDAIDNDAASARDYASKRLGVILGAYTVYVDLWLCDMNGKIIANGRPDIYPVIGEDVSYKNWYRQARNLQSGDDYIVDDITEESLLSNAQIATYAASVRKNGDLHGEQIGVLGIHFDWEPQAASIVNGIRLTNEEADRTSVLLIDAQDRIIASSDPKRRLGETFDLSLTDPEAGFYTSKSGETVGYHLTPGYETYAGLGWRGVIVQRATR, from the coding sequence ATGCTAGCGTTTAATGCTCTGATAGAAGCTAAAAGAGTTGGTGAATTAGGGGCTGGGTTTGGGGTCGTTGCAGACGAAGTCAAGGGTGTCTCTGCCAGTGTGGATATGCTGGCGCAATCTTTATCCAGCGAACTTGTCGCAGAAATTAGTGCACTTGAGCAGACCATTTGCAACATGATCAGCCAAGCAAATGGCAAGCGTCTGATTGATTTATCCTTGAATGCCGTTGAGCTGATAGATCGCAATTTATTTGAACGCACATGTGATGTCCGCTGGTGGGCAACAGATTCAGCGCTTGTTGACGCAATTGATAATGACGCCGCTTCTGCGCGGGATTATGCGAGCAAACGATTAGGGGTTATTTTAGGGGCATATACTGTTTACGTTGATCTTTGGCTTTGCGACATGAATGGCAAAATCATTGCAAATGGCCGACCAGATATTTATCCGGTCATTGGAGAAGATGTTAGTTATAAAAATTGGTATAGGCAGGCTAGAAATCTTCAAAGTGGTGATGATTATATCGTTGATGACATCACAGAAGAGAGCTTATTGAGCAACGCTCAAATTGCTACTTATGCAGCCAGTGTCAGAAAAAATGGTGATCTGCATGGCGAGCAGATTGGGGTTTTGGGGATACATTTTGATTGGGAGCCTCAGGCAGCAAGCATAGTGAACGGTATTCGTCTTACGAATGAGGAGGCTGATCGCACGAGTGTCTTGCTGATTGATGCACAAGATAGAATTATTGCATCTAGCGACCCTAAGAGAAGGCTCGGAGAGACGTTTGATCTTTCACTTACAGATCCCGAAGCGGGCTTTTATACGTCTAAGAGCGGTGAAACGGTCGGGTATCATTTAACCCCTGGGTATGAAACTTACGCCGGCCTTGGGTGGCGAGGTGTTATTGTGCAACGCGCAACTCGCTAG
- the carA gene encoding glutamine-hydrolyzing carbamoyl-phosphate synthase small subunit translates to MTQKATGAVALEDGTIVYGRGSGAAGTAVGELCFNTSITGYQEILTDPSYSDQIVMFTFPHIGNVGANEDDNEESSVNGAKAARGALFRAHPTPPANWRSKDHLGAWLRKKGIVGISGIDTRALTRRIREGGMQKVAIVHAPDGVIDKDALLAAARAWGGVEGSDLAKTVTTNDKFESSQNLWDIKDGYLDASTALYHVVVVDFGVKKNILRNLASVGARATIVPASTSAEDILALNPDGIVLSNGPGDPAATGEYASPMIKTLIESNKPILGICLGHQMLALALGAKTMKMTQGHHGANHPVKDLETGKVEIVSMNHGFTVDPDTLPEGVEQSHISLFDGTNSGLKVIGKPIISVQHHPEASPGPQDSFYLFQRFADLMK, encoded by the coding sequence ATGACCCAAAAAGCGACTGGTGCGGTCGCTTTGGAAGACGGTACTATCGTTTATGGACGCGGCTCAGGCGCAGCCGGAACAGCAGTTGGAGAGTTATGCTTCAACACGTCCATTACTGGTTACCAAGAAATTTTAACTGACCCATCTTATTCAGATCAAATCGTGATGTTTACATTTCCTCACATTGGAAATGTTGGTGCAAATGAAGACGATAATGAAGAAAGCAGCGTCAATGGTGCTAAAGCTGCGCGCGGCGCACTTTTCAGAGCGCACCCTACACCGCCAGCAAATTGGCGCTCAAAAGATCATTTAGGTGCTTGGCTTCGCAAAAAAGGCATTGTCGGAATTTCCGGCATTGATACGCGCGCCCTCACACGTCGCATAAGAGAAGGCGGCATGCAGAAAGTGGCCATCGTTCACGCACCTGATGGCGTTATAGACAAAGATGCGCTTCTTGCAGCTGCACGCGCATGGGGCGGCGTCGAAGGATCTGACCTCGCTAAAACAGTCACAACCAATGATAAGTTTGAATCGTCTCAAAACCTGTGGGACATCAAAGATGGATATCTTGATGCAAGCACAGCCTTGTATCACGTCGTCGTCGTTGATTTTGGTGTAAAGAAAAACATCTTACGCAATCTGGCCAGTGTCGGTGCACGCGCGACAATCGTGCCTGCTTCAACATCTGCAGAAGACATTCTTGCGCTTAATCCAGATGGTATCGTCCTTTCAAACGGACCGGGCGACCCAGCAGCCACTGGTGAATACGCCTCCCCAATGATCAAAACTTTGATCGAATCAAACAAACCTATCCTTGGTATTTGTTTGGGTCACCAAATGCTTGCTTTGGCTCTTGGAGCCAAAACCATGAAAATGACGCAAGGCCACCATGGTGCAAACCACCCAGTCAAAGACCTAGAGACCGGAAAAGTGGAAATCGTATCCATGAATCACGGCTTCACTGTTGACCCTGACACACTCCCAGAAGGTGTGGAGCAATCTCACATCTCCCTGTTTGATGGCACCAATTCAGGACTAAAAGTGATCGGGAAACCCATCATTTCTGTGCAACATCACCCAGAAGCAAGTCCAGGTCCGCAGGATTCATTCTATTTATTCCAGCGTTTTGCAGATTTGATGAAATAA
- a CDS encoding response regulator, whose translation MRVTNLNAVDVLIYSRHKNLVHLEKTALHSFGVKRIESVGELQNLKEAVRHNYRDIIIINHAPGLPIAPLVEAVRSETHASNPYGAVLLMTATPSQRVVREAVQAGVDGVMALPFTGNDLWRQIVNLVNQNRAFVRTENYFGPCRRRLQNIKYNGAERRDDAA comes from the coding sequence TTGCGTGTCACAAATTTAAACGCAGTTGATGTTCTGATATACAGTCGACACAAGAACTTGGTTCACCTTGAAAAAACGGCTTTGCATTCTTTTGGTGTTAAGCGCATTGAATCGGTTGGTGAGCTTCAGAATTTAAAAGAAGCTGTTCGTCACAATTATCGCGACATAATCATCATTAATCACGCGCCCGGGCTTCCAATTGCACCACTTGTTGAAGCTGTTCGGTCTGAGACACATGCATCCAATCCTTATGGTGCTGTATTGCTTATGACGGCGACCCCTTCACAACGCGTTGTTCGGGAAGCTGTTCAAGCCGGTGTGGATGGTGTGATGGCTCTACCATTCACTGGAAATGATTTATGGCGTCAGATTGTAAATCTTGTAAATCAAAACCGAGCTTTTGTTCGGACGGAAAACTATTTTGGCCCATGTCGGCGCCGTCTCCAGAATATTAAATATAATGGTGCTGAACGCCGCGATGATGCGGCTTAG
- the carB gene encoding carbamoyl-phosphate synthase large subunit yields MPKRTDIKSILVIGAGPIVIGQACEFDYSGVQAIKALKEEGYRIILVNSNPATIMTDPELADATYIEPITPEFVAKIIAIERPDAVLPTMGGQTALNTALALDKDGTLEKYNVELIGAKADAIEKAEDREKFQVAMNNIGLENPKSVIVSAPKTVDANGNETGKDILGGLKECFDALDEIGLPAIIRPAFTLGGTGGGVANNREEYEHFCRSGMEASPTGQILIDESLLGWKEYEMEVVRDTADNCIIICSIENIDPMGVHTGDSITVAPALTLTDKEYQIMRNASIAVLREIGVETGGSNVQFAVHPETGRLVVIEMNPRVSRSSALASKATGFPIAKVAAKLAVGYTLDELDNDITGVTPASFEPTIDYVVTKIPRFAFEKYKGADEMLSTSMKSVGEAMAIGRTFQESFQKALRSLETGFCGLNEVEIKRLGKGDDRNVMLAACSQPTNKRLLVIAQSIRNGLSVEDAAKASGVDLWFLRQIADLIETEKNIRRDGLPTNAADMTLIKSKGFSDERLGMLTGKSETDVRAYRHSLGVRPVYKRIDTCAAEFAAKTPYLYSTYETGMMNEDGTLLPAECEALPSTRKKAMILGGGPNRIGQGIEFDYCCCHAAFAMEDLGIESIMVNCNPETVSTDYDTSDRLYFEPLTLEDVSEICHIEQSTGEFAGVIVQFGGQTPLKLAPGLNEMKVPILGTSPDAIDLAEDRKRFSILLDEIGLKQAPSGIATTVEEALAIAERVGYPVMVRPSNVLGGRAMEIAHDITDLKDYGAKAIVASEGGNLLVDRYLSDAIEVDVDAICDGETTHVAGIMQHIEEAGVHSGDSACSIPPYSLSQPIQDELARQARVLASALNVKGLMNVQFAVKDDEIFVLEANPRASRTVPFVAKAVGKPLASIAAKVMAEEKLAQFGLGDGPITPPRIAVKEAVFPFARFTGVDPALGPEMRSTGEVMGIAETFDAAFLKSQIGAGHDLPQSGTCFISVKKNDKAAAIETAKQLIDLGFSIIATSGTARDMQEEGIDVSVVNKVLEGRPHIVDKISDGKVQLVINTTEGAQSMLDSASIRRTALIKGVPYYTTISGGHAAVRAIRVLKERPLEAASLQSYS; encoded by the coding sequence ATGCCTAAACGTACCGATATTAAATCCATCCTAGTTATCGGCGCAGGCCCAATCGTTATTGGGCAGGCTTGTGAATTTGATTATTCCGGTGTTCAGGCCATCAAAGCTCTTAAAGAAGAAGGCTACCGGATCATTCTGGTAAACTCCAACCCCGCAACAATCATGACAGACCCAGAACTTGCGGATGCCACATATATAGAGCCCATCACCCCTGAATTCGTCGCTAAAATAATCGCCATAGAGCGCCCAGATGCAGTTTTGCCAACAATGGGCGGACAGACAGCACTCAACACAGCCCTAGCACTTGATAAAGACGGCACACTTGAAAAATACAATGTCGAGCTGATCGGTGCCAAAGCAGATGCCATCGAAAAAGCTGAAGACCGCGAAAAATTCCAAGTCGCGATGAACAATATTGGCCTTGAAAACCCTAAATCCGTTATCGTTTCCGCACCTAAGACAGTTGATGCAAATGGCAATGAAACAGGTAAAGACATTTTAGGCGGCCTTAAAGAATGTTTTGATGCACTGGATGAGATTGGTCTTCCAGCCATTATTCGCCCTGCCTTCACCTTGGGTGGTACAGGCGGCGGTGTTGCCAACAACCGCGAAGAATACGAGCACTTCTGTCGCTCAGGTATGGAAGCTTCCCCAACAGGCCAGATCCTGATTGATGAAAGTCTTCTTGGTTGGAAAGAATATGAGATGGAAGTTGTTCGCGACACTGCGGACAATTGTATCATTATCTGTTCTATCGAAAACATTGACCCAATGGGTGTGCACACCGGTGATTCGATCACTGTTGCCCCAGCCCTCACTCTGACAGACAAAGAATACCAAATCATGCGGAATGCTTCGATTGCAGTTCTGCGTGAAATCGGTGTTGAAACGGGTGGTTCAAACGTACAATTCGCTGTTCACCCAGAAACAGGTCGCCTTGTTGTCATCGAGATGAACCCACGTGTAAGCCGTTCTTCAGCCCTCGCTTCTAAAGCTACAGGTTTCCCGATTGCAAAAGTTGCTGCCAAACTAGCCGTTGGTTACACGCTAGATGAACTCGACAATGACATTACTGGCGTCACACCAGCATCATTTGAACCAACAATCGATTATGTCGTCACAAAAATTCCGCGCTTTGCTTTTGAGAAATACAAAGGCGCAGACGAAATGCTTTCAACAAGCATGAAATCCGTTGGTGAAGCCATGGCCATTGGCCGGACATTCCAAGAAAGCTTCCAAAAAGCCCTACGTTCATTGGAAACAGGCTTTTGTGGCCTCAACGAAGTTGAGATCAAACGCCTTGGCAAAGGTGATGACCGCAATGTCATGCTGGCTGCTTGTAGCCAACCAACAAACAAGCGCCTGCTCGTGATCGCGCAATCCATCCGTAACGGTCTTTCAGTGGAAGATGCCGCCAAAGCGTCCGGCGTTGATTTATGGTTCCTGCGCCAGATTGCCGACCTTATCGAAACTGAAAAGAACATCCGCCGCGATGGTCTGCCAACAAATGCCGCTGATATGACGTTGATCAAATCCAAAGGCTTCTCCGATGAACGCCTTGGTATGCTGACTGGCAAATCAGAAACAGACGTGCGCGCTTATCGCCATTCTCTGGGTGTGCGCCCAGTCTATAAACGTATTGATACATGTGCTGCTGAATTTGCCGCTAAAACCCCTTACCTCTACTCAACCTATGAAACAGGTATGATGAATGAGGATGGCACACTGCTTCCAGCTGAATGTGAAGCCCTGCCATCAACACGCAAAAAAGCCATGATCCTTGGCGGTGGCCCAAACCGTATCGGGCAAGGTATCGAATTTGACTATTGTTGCTGTCACGCTGCTTTCGCCATGGAAGATCTGGGCATTGAAAGCATTATGGTCAATTGTAATCCTGAAACAGTGTCGACAGACTATGACACATCAGACCGCCTCTACTTTGAACCACTCACTCTCGAAGACGTGTCCGAGATTTGCCACATCGAGCAATCAACCGGTGAATTTGCAGGTGTGATCGTCCAGTTTGGTGGTCAAACACCCCTAAAATTGGCGCCTGGACTAAATGAGATGAAAGTTCCTATCCTTGGAACATCACCTGACGCGATTGACCTTGCTGAAGACCGTAAGCGTTTCTCAATTTTGCTTGATGAAATTGGCTTAAAGCAAGCACCATCAGGCATCGCAACGACAGTTGAAGAAGCCCTCGCCATTGCAGAGCGTGTTGGTTATCCAGTCATGGTACGCCCTTCCAATGTCTTGGGTGGACGCGCGATGGAAATCGCCCACGATATTACCGACCTTAAAGACTATGGCGCAAAAGCCATTGTGGCGTCTGAAGGCGGAAACCTCCTAGTCGACCGTTATTTATCTGATGCAATCGAAGTCGATGTCGACGCCATTTGCGATGGTGAAACCACCCACGTTGCCGGTATTATGCAGCACATTGAAGAAGCAGGTGTGCACTCAGGTGATTCGGCCTGTTCCATTCCGCCATACTCGCTTTCCCAGCCAATTCAGGATGAGTTAGCCCGTCAAGCTCGCGTTTTGGCCAGCGCGCTGAATGTAAAAGGTCTTATGAATGTGCAATTTGCCGTCAAAGATGATGAAATATTCGTCCTTGAAGCCAATCCACGTGCATCCAGAACGGTTCCTTTTGTCGCAAAAGCTGTGGGTAAACCCCTTGCTTCTATCGCTGCAAAAGTAATGGCAGAAGAAAAACTAGCCCAATTTGGACTAGGCGATGGACCAATTACACCACCTCGCATTGCCGTAAAGGAAGCCGTATTCCCATTCGCGCGCTTCACTGGCGTCGACCCGGCACTTGGTCCTGAAATGCGCTCAACCGGTGAAGTTATGGGGATTGCTGAGACATTTGATGCAGCATTCCTGAAATCTCAAATCGGTGCTGGTCACGATCTTCCACAAAGCGGAACTTGCTTCATCTCTGTGAAAAAGAATGACAAAGCAGCAGCGATCGAAACAGCTAAACAGCTGATAGATTTAGGCTTTTCAATTATTGCAACATCCGGCACAGCCCGTGATATGCAAGAAGAAGGCATAGATGTCAGCGTCGTGAATAAAGTTCTAGAAGGGCGTCCACACATCGTGGATAAAATTTCTGACGGAAAAGTTCAGCTTGTGATCAATACGACGGAAGGTGCACAATCCATGCTTGATTCTGCATCCATCCGACGCACAGCTCTTATTAAGGGCGTACCCTATTATACAACTATTTCTGGTGGGCATGCAGCAGTTAGGGCAATTCGTGTTCTTAAAGAACGCCCCCTTGAAGCTGCCTCACTTCAATCCTACTCTTGA